The following proteins are encoded in a genomic region of Drosophila suzukii chromosome 4, CBGP_Dsuzu_IsoJpt1.0, whole genome shotgun sequence:
- the Slip1 gene encoding slo-interacting protein 1 isoform X2, protein MNNCIVEVEYEYVVLKINGYDITHLPRYEAVQKFLQAKETLVVELCRQKHNELDLGLQQDVNAKLSEVEKTVPNALQSITSESDLSALIENPAEAASTTTASASQPVNATSIIPATLDVTATKSPVILTLRALSHEERLGNSTDLAATKETQTQPSNDTDVLSNHDFVQTITNHFIEQEHHLFEQCLEPEIDIEEVTLMKAVENSTNNQIGLIICSSGFQSSSIETNKGDILCNETEHCEDVFISGIQPESIAHRDGRLRQGDQILRINGVDVKNQEEVENQIAESSTAVTLLVSRILYPEDEDDEDINFEYANTFISDDYTNVVDKLDKVLLSHVQSFEELSNETGEHSPDLKVQTSSLPKKMVDQSSKMFGKLKLRPDASFDNRKTENQSLSENQVHLQHEYDESEHIYETIPEDSESEPLYCSPYQSSNGKASLVLETTMQQQTQRVAQWLGLKPQYPRTIHTLVGRPPPLKLTQQPTCSRVFTLRSTLTNTSRSSSSGVAYSAYGPNNVLAASVALGEEVDNSSSAYNTGGSNNSASPHQNTTNADEDNTVNHKLESRVIDGRREALDTTAVSSMLLLPFGKSGRIGLCSSNMPTAYVNEKQGKATYESEIQVKSDHNVLGVKETEESYSHCPQFNAPNLSSYHFVSSQEIFRFTDHSFKFGTLPVLYVGYRYGFYSVISETIRKLGFQI, encoded by the exons ATGAATAATTGCATTGTTGAGGTGGAGTACGAATATGTTGTATTAAAA aTAAACGGTTACGATATTACCCATTTGCCGAGGTATGAAGCGGTTCAAAAGTTCCTTCAAGCCAAAGAAACCCTAGTAGTTGAATTGTGCAGACAGAAGCACAATGAATTAGATTTAGGATTACAACAAGACGTCAACGCTAAACTATCAGAAGTGGAGAAAACCGTTCCAAATGCTTTGCAATCAATCACAAGCGAATCAGATTTATCTGCCTTAATTGAAAATCCAGCCGAAGCAGCGTCTACAACAACTGCAAGTGCCTCTCAGCCAGTAAATGCCACGTCAATAATTCCTGCAACTTTGGATGTAACGGCAACAAAAAgtcctgtaattttaactcttCGTGCTTTAAGCCATGAAGAACGTTTGGGCAATTCTACAGATTTGGCCGCGACGAAGGAAACGCAAACGCAACCTTCCAACGACACAGATGTTTTGAGCAATCACGATTTTGTTCAGACTATAACCAACCACTTCATCGAGCAGGAACACCACTTGTTTGAACAATGCCTTGAACCGGAAATCGATATTGAG gAAGTGACCCTTATGAAAGCGGTTGAAAATTCGACGAACAATCAAATCGGGCTGATTATTTGCTCATCCGGATTTCAGTCGTCAAGCATCGAAACGAATAAAGGTGATATACTGTGCAATGAAACAGAACACTGCGAGGATGTGTTTATCAGTGGCATTCAACCGGAAAGTATAGCACATAGAGATGGGCGCCTACGACAGGGTGATCAAATTCTTCGTATTAACGGTGTGGATGTTAAAAACCAGGAGGAGGTGGAAAATCAGATAGCAGAGAGTAGCACCGCAGTAACGCTCCTAGTTAGTCGAATTCTATACCCT GAAGACGAGGATGACGAAGACATTAATTTTGAATATGCAAATACATTTATATCAGATGACTACACAAATGTAGTGGATAAATTGGATAAAGTATTATTAAGCCACGTACAGTCTTTTGAGGAACTATCCAATGAAACGGGCGAGCATTCACCAGACTTAAAAGTTCAAACATCTTCTCtaccaaaaaaaatggttGACCAATCTAGCAAGATGTTTGGTAAATTAAAGCTTCGTCCAGATGCCAGTTTTGATAATCGAAAAACTGAAAACCAATCTTTAAGCGAAAATCAAGTTCATCTCCAACATGAGTACGACGAAAGCGAGCACATTTACGAGACTATTCCAGAAGATTCTGAGTCTGAACCACTTTACTGTTCCCCTTATCAAAGTTCAAACGGCAAGGCGTCATTAGTATTAGAAACGACAATGCAGCAACAAACTCAGCGTGTTGCTCAATGGTTAGGTTTAAAGCCGCAATATCCGAGAACAATACACACGCTAGTTGGACGTCCCCCGCCACTAAAATTAACCCAACAACCAACTTGCAGTCGTGTTTTTACATTACGCAGCACATTGACAAACACAAGCCGATCCAGCAGTAGTGGAGTTGCATACAGTGCCTATGGACCAAATAATGTTCTTGCTGCAAGCGTGGCTCTTGGCGAAGAGGTTGATAACTCCTCAAGTGCCTACAACACTGGTGGCTCAAACAATAGCGCCTCCCCGCATCAAAATACTACAAATGCTGATGAAGATAACACTGTTAACCACAAGCTAGAGAGCAGAGTGATCGATGGCCGCAGAGAAGCTTTGGATACAACTGCTGTAAGCAGTATGCTGCTGTTACCTTTTGGTAAATCTGGTCGAATTGGTCTCTGTTCTTCAAATATGCCAACAGCGTATGTCAACG aGAAACAAGGCAAGGCAACCTACGAAAGTGAAATTCAAGTTAAAAGCGACCATAACGTATTAGGTGTCAAAGAAACTGAGGAATCATATAGCCATTGTCCCCAGTTTAATGCACCAAATTTGAGTAGCTACCACTTCGTAAGTAGTCAAGAG
- the LOC118878916 gene encoding uncharacterized protein — protein sequence MATHEKIHSYFSQLNSLSEKITRDINRVRSSFSRDAWLALTLNEQEKILNNRLINPDIYTKYYKTTKTTCSAQEAQLKTDISKSDFQQFPYRDVVYSYNGQDLHTYIYQNVGLKILHDENTRDCRDEHSYPFSYRTKSQINILSNEPDDVSVVGAAVDVSKSLYLKFTNNPKIPSFQINVNDKVDGNQRKTKMCKQENYQKSKCNYSNEQLMDSDEKLQLLFRFESKSSMSNDLSDYENEFKDIRQDENAKLLTPELQVPKGFDFLSNW from the coding sequence ATGGCGACGCATGAGAAAATTCACTCATACTTTTCACAGCTTAATTCCCTCTCTGAAAAGATTACGCGCGACATAAATAGAGTAAGATCTTCATTCAGTCGAGATGCCTGGCTTGCGTTGACTTTAAATGAGCAGGAAAAAATATTGAACAATCGCCTAATAAATCCTGATATATACACTAAGTATTATAAAACGACTAAAACAACCTGTTCAGCACAAGAAGCACAGTTAAAAACAGATATTTCAAAAAGTGATTTTCAACAATTTCCTTATAGGGACGTTGTATATTCATATAACGGGCAAGACCTGCACACATATATTTATCAAAATGTTGGATTGAAAATATTACATGACGAAAATACCAGAGATTGCCGCGATGAACATTCTTATCCATTTAGTTATCGAACCAAATCCCAAATAAACATACTATCCAACGAACCTGATGATGTCTCTGTTGTCGGAGCTGCCGTCGATGTATCGAAATCCCtgtatttaaaatttacaaaCAACCCAAAAATACCGAGTTTCCAAATTAATGTCAATGATAAGGTCGATGGTAAccaaagaaaaacaaaaatgtgtaagCAAGAAAACTACCAAAAAAGTAAATGTAATTATAGTAACGAACAATTAATGGACTCTGATGAAAAATTGCAACTGCTGTTTAGATTTGAATCAAAAAGTAGTATGTCGAACGATTTGTCTGATTatgaaaatgaatttaaaGATATACGCCAAGACGAAAATGCAAAACTTTTAACACCCGAACTGCAAGTCCCAAAAGGTTTCGATTTTCTCAGTAATTGGTAA